From the Lathyrus oleraceus cultivar Zhongwan6 chromosome 4, CAAS_Psat_ZW6_1.0, whole genome shotgun sequence genome, one window contains:
- the LOC127075901 gene encoding 16 kDa phloem protein 2 gives MPRGTLEVVLISAKGLDDNDFLSSIDPYVILTYRAQEHKSNVQQGAGSNPQWNETFLFTISDSASELNLRVMEKDKFSNDDNLGEAIIPLDAVFEEGSLPESVYKLVKEEEYCGEIKVALTFTPERNEEQGYNEEESCGGWKESASEY, from the exons ATGCCTCGTGGAACTCTTGAAGTCGTTTTGATCAGTGCCAAAGGTCTCGATGACAATGATTTTCTCT CTAGCATAGATCCTTATGTGATCCTTACTTACAGAGCACAAGAACACAAGAGTAATGTGCAACAAG GTGCTGGATCCAATCCTCAGTGGAATGAAACCTTTCTTTTCACTATTTCTGATTCTGCTTCTGAACTCAATCTAAGGGTGATGGAAAAGGACAAGTTTAGTAATGATGATAATCTTGGTGAAGCAAT AATTCCTTTGGATGCTGTGTTTGAAGAGGGAAGTCTTCCAGAGAGTGTTTACAAACTTGTGAAGGAAGAAGAATATTGTGGTGAGATTAAAGTGGCTCTCACTTTTACACCTGAG AGAAATGAAGAACAGGGTTACAATGAAGAGGAGAGCTGTGGTGGATGGAAAGAATCAGCTAGTGAATATTGA